Proteins co-encoded in one Dyadobacter sp. CECT 9275 genomic window:
- a CDS encoding response regulator transcription factor, with protein MNSGFFFRYKQSILYGLSLALLLFLLKWLELRFVIYSHALEIYAGAIALTFTGLGIWLALKLAKPATKTVVVEKEVVVRAADSFTLHEKEIAARGISKRELEVLEWMAEGLSNREIASRLFVSLNTVKTHTSRLFEKLEVKSRMQAVEKAKRLQIIP; from the coding sequence ATGAATTCAGGCTTTTTTTTCAGATATAAACAATCTATTCTTTACGGGCTTTCCCTTGCCCTTCTGCTGTTTTTGTTGAAATGGCTGGAACTGAGATTTGTTATTTACAGTCATGCACTGGAGATTTATGCAGGCGCCATTGCTCTTACATTCACAGGTTTAGGTATATGGCTGGCCCTGAAACTTGCCAAGCCCGCAACCAAAACGGTAGTTGTTGAAAAGGAAGTGGTTGTTCGGGCAGCAGATTCCTTCACGCTCCACGAGAAAGAAATAGCAGCGCGGGGTATCAGCAAACGCGAGCTGGAAGTGCTGGAATGGATGGCTGAAGGGCTGAGTAACCGGGAAATTGCAAGCAGGCTTTTTGTATCTCTCAATACTGTGAAAACCCACACTTCCCGCCTTTTTGAGAAACTGGAAGTAAAGAGCAGAATGCAGGCGGTTGAGAAAGCAAAGAGGTTGCAAATCATCCCCTAG
- a CDS encoding TlpA family protein disulfide reductase has product MTRKLVFLLLFVTTAASVSQAQHPIPKTIAPFQIKLTNGQQYASTQLSKGPVVLIYFSPDCEHCQNFTKDLVKNYSVVANKQVVMVTFQDMTMLKPFVTQYKLAQYPNIKVGTEGTSYVVQRYYQIRSFPYIAIYDKKGNLVRTFEGEQPHADIFNTLKQI; this is encoded by the coding sequence ATGACCAGAAAATTAGTCTTCCTGCTGCTATTCGTTACCACGGCGGCATCTGTTTCTCAAGCGCAGCATCCTATCCCCAAAACGATTGCACCGTTTCAGATTAAACTGACCAATGGGCAACAGTATGCGTCTACACAGCTATCAAAGGGCCCGGTGGTACTTATTTACTTTTCTCCCGATTGTGAGCATTGCCAGAATTTCACTAAAGACCTCGTTAAAAATTATTCCGTTGTCGCTAATAAACAGGTAGTTATGGTAACTTTCCAAGATATGACCATGCTCAAACCTTTTGTAACGCAATATAAACTTGCCCAGTATCCTAACATCAAAGTGGGCACAGAAGGTACCTCTTACGTTGTGCAGCGTTATTATCAGATCCGTTCCTTTCCTTACATAGCCATTTACGACAAGAAGGGAAACCTGGTGAGGACGTTTGAAGGAGAACAGCCACATGCCGATATCTTCAATACTTTGAAGCAGATATAA
- a CDS encoding Dps family protein encodes MDAKAISLNEKEVKPVVDLLNDYLANYHIHYQKLRGCHWNIKGQNFFTLHVKFEELYTNAQLTIDEIAERVLTLGKPPHSRFADYISESAIKEIDTIGMKDMDMVDAILDDMAKLISQERELLEATEKAGDDGSNDMVNRFMQFKEKNTWMLRSFAGKK; translated from the coding sequence ATGGACGCGAAAGCTATCAGTCTTAACGAAAAGGAAGTGAAACCAGTAGTTGATCTTCTCAATGATTACCTGGCCAATTATCACATTCATTATCAGAAATTGAGAGGTTGTCATTGGAATATTAAGGGACAGAATTTCTTTACCTTACATGTAAAATTCGAGGAATTATATACCAATGCACAGCTGACGATCGACGAAATCGCAGAGCGTGTGCTCACCTTGGGCAAACCGCCCCACAGCCGCTTTGCCGACTATATCAGTGAATCGGCCATAAAGGAAATAGATACCATCGGCATGAAAGACATGGACATGGTGGATGCCATTCTGGACGACATGGCAAAGCTGATCAGCCAGGAAAGAGAGCTTCTGGAGGCAACTGAAAAAGCAGGTGACGATGGTTCGAACGACATGGTTAACCGTTTCATGCAGTTCAAGGAAAAAAATACCTGGATGTTACGTTCATTTGCCGGCAAAAAGTAA
- a CDS encoding S1C family serine protease → MDTFSTMIIGAVEKTKNAVVKIDVFKTIDGKLRAAGSGSGFIFSSDGYIFTNSHVVDGAEKMMVSLLNENEIEATLIGKDPDTDIAILKIYTQGYSVARLGDASQIQIGQFVIAIGNPYGYQHTVTTGVVSALGRTLQTQSGRMVDNVIQSDAALNPGNSGGPMINTDGEVIGVNTAVIQGAQGLSFAVDINTAKEIARQLIKDGKVFKAYLGLQLQDVALNEKIRQHYKLSNRKGIFITKIEPGSPASRSQLLEGDIIISFNDKPISSSNELFKELTHKEVLDIKNISVIRHTELLNFIVVPVERK, encoded by the coding sequence ATGGATACCTTTTCAACGATGATCATCGGGGCGGTAGAAAAAACCAAAAACGCGGTGGTTAAAATAGACGTTTTTAAAACTATAGATGGTAAACTCCGCGCGGCTGGATCAGGTTCAGGCTTTATTTTCTCTTCGGACGGGTACATTTTTACCAACAGCCACGTGGTAGACGGCGCAGAAAAAATGATGGTGAGCCTGCTCAACGAAAATGAGATTGAAGCTACACTGATTGGCAAGGATCCCGATACCGATATTGCCATCCTCAAAATTTATACTCAGGGCTATTCCGTTGCCAGGCTGGGTGATGCAAGCCAGATACAGATCGGGCAGTTCGTGATTGCGATCGGGAACCCTTATGGCTACCAGCATACCGTTACAACTGGTGTGGTGAGTGCCCTTGGAAGAACACTCCAGACGCAGTCGGGACGGATGGTGGATAATGTCATCCAGTCGGATGCCGCCTTGAATCCAGGCAATTCCGGAGGGCCGATGATCAATACGGACGGGGAAGTCATAGGCGTGAATACCGCTGTCATCCAAGGTGCTCAGGGACTCAGCTTTGCAGTAGATATCAATACTGCAAAGGAAATTGCCCGTCAGCTTATCAAAGACGGCAAGGTTTTCAAAGCTTACCTCGGTTTGCAGCTTCAGGATGTAGCCCTGAATGAAAAGATACGCCAGCACTATAAGCTGAGCAACCGGAAAGGGATATTCATCACCAAAATTGAGCCCGGTTCACCGGCCTCCCGCTCTCAACTGCTGGAAGGAGATATCATCATATCGTTCAATGACAAACCCATCAGCAGTTCCAACGAATTATTCAAAGAACTGACTCACAAGGAGGTACTCGACATAAAGAATATATCGGTAATCCGCCATACCGAGCTCCTCAATTTCATTGTTGTTCCGGTGGAGAGGAAGTAG
- a CDS encoding DUF2958 domain-containing protein: MAAMIPDNLKEIMIHNAQEVQNGLGKDHEPVVKLHSRYGKAIWLLSELDPANQIAFGLCDLGTGTPELSYVSITDLESIKHARLKVPMVEMDQAFEGKYPMSVYVAAAKISKRITEDDQILRRFLSLS; the protein is encoded by the coding sequence ATGGCAGCTATGATCCCCGACAATCTTAAAGAAATCATGATCCACAACGCCCAGGAAGTTCAGAATGGGCTGGGTAAGGATCATGAACCAGTTGTAAAGCTTCATTCCAGATACGGCAAGGCCATCTGGCTGTTGTCCGAACTGGACCCGGCCAACCAGATAGCCTTTGGGTTGTGCGATCTTGGTACCGGAACTCCCGAGCTTAGTTACGTATCCATTACAGACCTGGAGAGTATCAAACATGCTCGCCTGAAGGTACCGATGGTTGAAATGGATCAAGCGTTTGAAGGAAAATATCCCATGTCGGTGTACGTTGCTGCTGCCAAAATTTCCAAACGTATCACTGAAGATGATCAGATTCTTCGGAGGTTTTTGAGTTTGAGTTAA
- a CDS encoding class I SAM-dependent methyltransferase: MINILSVVTPLAGKHEYRMMQKEWTESDLKEVARQLSNPEGDAGVKTGALMQVNNANMIQSTIMCLNMDDGDTVLEIGPGNAAHLKFLLSQADGLIYTGADISATMVQEAQWLNQDHILAGEASFRLTDGVTLPFPDHSFDKVFTVNTLYFWAEPLIYAKEIYRILKSGGLFGLTFADQDFMKDLPFTKYGFQLYSQEMAVGLLEKAGFEIESIIQQNENITGNQGMKVSRDFMIVLAGK; encoded by the coding sequence ATGATTAATATACTTTCGGTTGTAACACCCCTTGCCGGAAAACATGAATATAGAATGATGCAAAAAGAATGGACTGAAAGCGACTTAAAAGAAGTTGCACGGCAGCTGAGCAACCCCGAGGGAGATGCCGGTGTGAAAACCGGTGCTTTGATGCAGGTAAATAATGCCAACATGATTCAGAGCACCATTATGTGCCTGAATATGGATGACGGGGATACGGTCCTTGAGATAGGGCCGGGGAATGCTGCCCATCTGAAATTTCTGTTGTCTCAGGCAGACGGGCTCATCTATACCGGTGCAGATATTTCCGCCACCATGGTTCAGGAGGCGCAATGGCTTAATCAGGATCATATACTGGCCGGTGAGGCATCTTTCCGTCTGACAGACGGCGTCACCCTTCCTTTTCCTGATCATAGTTTTGACAAAGTTTTTACTGTGAATACGCTGTATTTTTGGGCGGAACCTCTGATATATGCAAAAGAAATTTACAGGATTCTGAAATCCGGCGGATTGTTCGGGCTCACTTTTGCTGATCAGGATTTTATGAAGGACTTGCCGTTCACTAAGTACGGATTTCAGTTGTACAGCCAGGAAATGGCCGTTGGTCTGTTGGAGAAGGCAGGTTTTGAGATTGAAAGTATCATACAGCAAAACGAAAACATTACGGGCAATCAGGGGATGAAGGTATCGCGCGACTTCATGATCGTGCTTGCCGGGAAATGA
- a CDS encoding siderophore-interacting protein yields MPRVPKWLGNTVEKVFAGQFRQVIVTETAYLDRDLKRIRFEGDLKSTRFVPGNVIEFRVSDTEYRHYTPSYYDSENGICDVIFYLHDKGPGSKWADLLETGTQVKIMGPGGRLRYNERSKHHFLFGDETSLGLFQCLKEVVQENDQEYFCVAELEKNNRSWASLAGLSAEVVSKSDEHPAREAIAILTEIKQYKSECWDAWRKATFYLTGRAKSIQAFRNALVTSGVSRSQILTQPYWAEGKYGL; encoded by the coding sequence ATGCCAAGAGTTCCTAAATGGCTGGGCAATACCGTGGAAAAAGTATTTGCCGGCCAGTTTCGTCAGGTCATTGTTACGGAAACAGCATATTTGGACAGGGATTTAAAAAGAATCCGTTTTGAAGGCGATTTAAAATCAACCAGATTTGTGCCTGGAAATGTCATTGAATTCCGCGTAAGCGATACCGAGTACCGGCACTATACGCCTTCCTATTACGATAGCGAAAATGGTATCTGCGATGTCATATTTTACCTTCATGATAAAGGGCCCGGCAGTAAGTGGGCAGATCTGCTGGAAACGGGAACACAGGTGAAAATTATGGGGCCGGGGGGAAGGCTGAGATACAACGAAAGGAGCAAACACCATTTTTTGTTTGGCGATGAAACCTCGCTGGGGCTTTTTCAATGCTTAAAGGAGGTGGTACAGGAAAACGACCAGGAGTATTTTTGTGTGGCAGAACTTGAAAAGAATAACCGTAGCTGGGCTAGCCTCGCCGGTTTGTCGGCAGAAGTTGTCAGTAAGTCGGATGAGCATCCGGCACGGGAGGCAATTGCTATTCTGACGGAAATAAAGCAGTATAAGTCCGAATGCTGGGATGCCTGGCGAAAGGCTACCTTTTACCTGACAGGACGAGCCAAATCGATACAGGCGTTTCGGAATGCATTGGTTACCAGCGGTGTTTCCCGTAGTCAGATACTGACCCAGCCTTATTGGGCAGAAGGTAAATACGGACTTTAA
- a CDS encoding helix-turn-helix transcriptional regulator produces the protein MKMRLTDSDLKELIYERVLPDDFSCGSGIEEKNTVINHRFGEAFLDEIWFEGIHIMHGRVKLEQGLLLKAESDQPVIEMHFNLAGDAKATVFGGRNKFNFKSRQHNLYYLPEFDGYFEAPEQTEHNDAFEVHFSERYFQRLASSGSDVLSWFADTIQQKKMSFISKTNMNITGPMMEILQQVLLCNKQGVMKRLFLEARVLELLMLQMEQFESAKETTSVGIKPYDIEKLHHAKFLVEQNVSNPHSLAELSRLSGLNDFKLKKGFKQLFGHTVFGYLHEIRMQKAKKMLLDCNTPIVEVSAYCGYEYVQHFTTAFRKRFGITPGGFRT, from the coding sequence ATGAAAATGCGCCTCACCGATTCTGATTTAAAGGAGTTGATCTACGAAAGAGTACTACCCGATGATTTTAGCTGTGGCTCGGGAATTGAAGAAAAAAATACTGTGATAAATCACCGGTTCGGGGAGGCATTTCTGGACGAGATCTGGTTTGAAGGTATACATATTATGCATGGCAGGGTTAAACTGGAACAGGGGCTTTTGCTGAAAGCAGAAAGTGACCAACCGGTCATTGAAATGCACTTTAATCTTGCGGGTGATGCGAAGGCCACAGTTTTCGGCGGCAGGAACAAGTTTAACTTCAAATCACGGCAGCATAATCTCTACTATCTGCCTGAGTTTGATGGTTATTTTGAAGCTCCTGAACAAACGGAGCACAATGATGCTTTTGAAGTGCACTTCAGCGAAAGGTACTTTCAGCGTTTAGCCAGCTCAGGCAGTGACGTTCTCAGCTGGTTTGCTGACACCATACAACAGAAAAAAATGTCGTTTATCAGCAAAACGAATATGAATATCACCGGGCCAATGATGGAAATCCTTCAGCAGGTGCTGCTTTGCAACAAACAGGGGGTAATGAAAAGGCTCTTTCTCGAAGCAAGGGTACTGGAATTACTCATGCTGCAGATGGAACAGTTTGAGTCCGCAAAGGAGACTACATCGGTAGGAATTAAACCTTATGATATTGAAAAGCTGCATCATGCCAAATTTCTGGTGGAGCAGAATGTCAGCAATCCCCATTCTCTAGCCGAGCTTTCCCGTCTATCAGGACTCAACGATTTTAAGTTAAAAAAGGGTTTTAAACAACTTTTTGGACATACTGTTTTCGGATATCTGCACGAGATCAGGATGCAGAAAGCAAAAAAAATGCTGCTCGACTGCAATACTCCTATCGTGGAAGTTTCGGCATACTGCGGTTATGAATACGTGCAGCATTTCACCACCGCTTTTCGCAAACGGTTCGGTATCACTCCCGGCGGGTTCCGCACGTGA
- a CDS encoding CocE/NonD family hydrolase: MKFKRILILFFVLISGIIQSLPVQAQAPAVNQDSLFIREHYTKIEKMVPMRDGVKLFTSIYLPKDISKSKTYPILLNRTPYSCAPYGEDKYKLLIGPSMLFARDGYIIVYQDVRGKYLSEGDFEANRPFIPKKKGKADTDESSDTYDTIEWLLKNLAGNNGKVGSWGISAPGFYATMAAVEAHPALKVVSPQAPVTDWFMGDDRHHNGAFFLMGSFSFISSYGGPRPAPTTVGYRGFTDYGTPDSYAFYMKLGPLKNANEKFFKGENRIWNQLMEHETYDDFWKERTPVPHLKNIKPATLVVGGWFDQEDLYGPLKTYEGIEANRPEAANMLVMGPWIHGSWSRGLGESLGNIRFGAKTSLFYQKEIEFPLFGFYLKNLPNPGLPKAYIFETGANEWRKYDQWPPKTSVEKKLYLHPGGRLSFTAPMSVMQEGGMPSFDAYVSDPAKPVPYTSEIRILRGSDYMYEDQRFAASRPDVLVYESDPLTEDITISGNVFADLFVSTTGTDADFVVKLIDVYPDNAPNDSPVNPNMKMGGFQLLVRGEVMRAKFRNNFSKPEPMVPGNIEHVKFDMQDAAHRFKKGHKIMVQIQSSWFPLVDRNPQKFVNIYNAAETDFQKATHKVYHSGQNSSYIGVRVVE; encoded by the coding sequence ATGAAGTTTAAACGGATACTTATCCTTTTTTTTGTCCTTATTTCAGGAATCATACAGAGTTTGCCCGTACAAGCCCAGGCGCCTGCTGTTAACCAGGATTCTCTTTTTATTCGTGAACATTATACCAAAATAGAGAAAATGGTCCCCATGCGGGACGGTGTTAAATTGTTTACATCGATCTATTTGCCCAAAGATATTTCGAAATCCAAAACATACCCGATCCTGCTTAACCGTACGCCGTACAGCTGCGCTCCTTATGGAGAAGATAAGTATAAATTGCTGATCGGACCGTCAATGCTTTTTGCCCGGGATGGTTATATTATTGTATATCAGGATGTAAGGGGCAAGTATCTGTCGGAAGGTGACTTTGAGGCTAACCGTCCCTTTATTCCTAAGAAAAAGGGTAAAGCAGATACGGACGAGAGCTCGGATACCTATGATACAATAGAATGGCTTTTGAAAAACCTTGCCGGAAACAACGGCAAGGTGGGTTCCTGGGGAATTTCCGCTCCCGGGTTTTATGCCACCATGGCGGCAGTGGAAGCACATCCTGCGCTGAAAGTAGTATCTCCCCAGGCGCCGGTGACCGACTGGTTCATGGGGGACGACCGGCATCACAATGGTGCGTTTTTTCTGATGGGTTCTTTTTCTTTTATTTCCTCCTATGGTGGCCCCAGACCAGCTCCAACCACCGTCGGATACAGGGGATTTACCGATTACGGAACACCTGATTCATACGCATTTTATATGAAACTCGGACCTTTGAAAAACGCCAATGAAAAGTTTTTCAAAGGTGAAAACAGGATTTGGAACCAGTTAATGGAGCACGAAACTTATGACGACTTCTGGAAGGAACGCACGCCAGTACCTCACTTGAAAAACATAAAACCTGCTACGCTGGTAGTAGGAGGATGGTTTGATCAGGAAGATTTGTACGGGCCGCTGAAGACCTATGAGGGCATTGAAGCCAATCGGCCGGAGGCGGCCAACATGCTGGTAATGGGGCCATGGATTCATGGCAGCTGGTCAAGAGGGCTGGGGGAGTCATTGGGAAATATCCGGTTTGGTGCGAAAACCAGCCTTTTCTATCAGAAAGAAATTGAATTTCCTTTATTTGGCTTTTATCTTAAAAATCTCCCCAATCCAGGTTTGCCCAAGGCATATATTTTTGAAACGGGTGCCAACGAATGGAGAAAGTACGATCAGTGGCCGCCCAAAACTTCGGTTGAAAAAAAGCTTTACCTGCACCCGGGCGGAAGGTTGTCGTTCACTGCGCCGATGTCCGTTATGCAGGAAGGAGGTATGCCTTCGTTTGATGCATACGTGAGTGACCCGGCCAAACCCGTGCCTTATACTTCGGAGATCAGGATTCTCAGAGGGAGTGATTATATGTATGAAGATCAGCGATTTGCCGCCAGCAGGCCCGATGTTCTCGTATATGAGTCTGACCCGCTGACCGAGGATATTACAATTTCCGGAAATGTATTTGCTGATCTTTTTGTATCCACCACCGGTACCGATGCCGATTTTGTTGTCAAACTTATTGATGTGTATCCGGATAACGCACCAAACGACAGCCCTGTTAATCCTAATATGAAAATGGGCGGTTTTCAGCTGCTGGTTAGGGGAGAGGTAATGCGGGCGAAGTTCAGGAATAACTTTTCAAAACCAGAGCCAATGGTGCCTGGTAATATCGAACACGTTAAGTTTGACATGCAGGACGCGGCTCACAGGTTCAAAAAGGGTCATAAAATAATGGTACAGATACAAAGTAGCTGGTTTCCTTTGGTAGACAGAAATCCTCAGAAATTTGTGAATATCTATAACGCTGCCGAAACAGACTTTCAAAAAGCCACGCACAAAGTATACCATTCCGGGCAAAACTCGTCCTATATTGGTGTGCGGGTAGTGGAATGA
- a CDS encoding sugar phosphate isomerase/epimerase family protein: MTKITRSEFLYSLGALAGATALTSEAFAESLAPAKTGMKLGLCTYQWGKDWDVPTLITNCKTAGIYGVELRVEHAHKVMPDLSPSQRIEVRKQFADSPIKIVGLGTNEQYDYVDQESLKKSINRTKEFIKLSADVGGSGVKVKPNALHKEVPTEKTLEQIGKALSELGAYAREFGQQIRLEVHGKETQELPNIKKIMDAADNKNATVCWNCNPEDLNGQGLEYNFNLVKDRFGDTVHVRELDDTSYPYQQLIDLFKKEKYKGWILLECRTNPADRVKALIAQREIFEKMLKGK, translated from the coding sequence ATGACAAAAATTACAAGAAGTGAGTTTTTATATAGTTTAGGTGCCCTGGCCGGAGCTACCGCTTTAACGTCAGAGGCATTTGCGGAAAGTTTGGCGCCAGCCAAAACCGGGATGAAGCTGGGATTATGTACCTACCAGTGGGGAAAAGACTGGGACGTTCCTACGCTGATCACCAATTGCAAAACAGCGGGAATCTACGGAGTGGAGCTACGGGTGGAACATGCGCATAAAGTGATGCCCGACCTGAGCCCAAGCCAGCGGATTGAAGTCCGTAAGCAATTTGCCGATAGTCCCATAAAAATAGTGGGCCTGGGTACCAACGAGCAATATGATTATGTGGACCAGGAAAGTCTGAAAAAGTCCATCAACCGCACCAAAGAATTTATAAAACTGAGTGCGGATGTGGGTGGTTCAGGGGTGAAAGTAAAACCCAATGCCTTGCACAAAGAGGTACCTACTGAGAAAACCCTGGAACAGATCGGAAAAGCTTTGAGCGAACTGGGGGCCTATGCCAGAGAGTTTGGCCAGCAGATACGGCTGGAGGTTCATGGCAAAGAAACCCAGGAACTACCAAATATTAAAAAGATCATGGATGCAGCTGATAACAAAAATGCAACCGTGTGCTGGAACTGCAACCCCGAAGATCTTAATGGACAGGGCCTGGAATACAATTTCAATCTGGTGAAAGACCGTTTTGGTGATACGGTCCACGTTCGGGAACTGGATGATACTTCTTATCCCTACCAGCAGTTGATCGATCTCTTCAAGAAAGAAAAATATAAGGGCTGGATACTGCTGGAATGCCGTACCAACCCGGCGGACAGAGTGAAAGCATTAATAGCACAGCGCGAGATTTTCGAAAAAATGCTGAAAGGAAAGTAA
- a CDS encoding tetratricopeptide repeat protein — MHFLKPCLLLLLLFPKPVFAQYEHLLHKTYAQKVTGIHAMYRDLSNIGDSVQQVKKTEEIKRFARRNKDRALELNVDFFLIFFSTFQQHQPRDVSLRKLKRQLESAMEEDIDFLKARSLRALAEFYWNLEGNYELAFEQYLLLDKELVAIKPEEYPEMARDLMQIGKAYYFFQDYKLAGEYFKRAVVLPETPFTTMVINDARNTLGLCYQQLNSLDSSDYYFKEVLKTTFPEAAVWKRIATGNLGTNMYLRQDYDRAIPLLEKDFYGSVAVNDYGCAAGASILLADIFRDKGELKQSAAFIRYAKENIAKAEQPERLRLLYPVMSKWYVATGDTERSRQYMDSSMTALNRFNARFSALKVLRAQQRVDRQNQELQVAGYTLERQQKIAERNLLVLLVLILCIVIVLTYFIQKKRQLTNDLKLQAATQELKIAALDLDRFTESIREKNNLIEQLESRNPEAEKTGIFRELRESTILTEDDWIAFQRLFDQAYPGFIQRARQTYPDLTTSELRYFALSRIAISAKEIAAMLGVSPNTIQVMRHRIRKKLGFADNQVMEVEINRI, encoded by the coding sequence ATGCATTTTCTCAAACCCTGCCTGTTACTTCTACTTCTCTTTCCGAAGCCTGTATTTGCGCAATATGAGCATTTGCTTCATAAGACGTATGCGCAAAAGGTAACCGGCATCCATGCCATGTACAGGGATCTTTCCAATATCGGAGATTCGGTGCAGCAGGTAAAAAAGACAGAAGAGATCAAACGTTTTGCACGTAGGAACAAGGACAGGGCGCTGGAACTGAATGTAGATTTTTTTCTGATTTTTTTTAGCACTTTTCAGCAGCATCAACCCAGGGACGTGTCGCTCAGAAAGCTGAAAAGGCAACTGGAATCAGCAATGGAGGAAGATATTGACTTTTTGAAAGCGCGATCGCTCAGAGCATTGGCGGAGTTTTACTGGAATCTTGAAGGAAATTACGAGCTGGCCTTTGAACAATATTTGCTTCTGGATAAAGAACTGGTGGCTATCAAACCGGAAGAATACCCGGAGATGGCCCGGGACCTGATGCAGATCGGCAAAGCCTACTATTTTTTTCAGGACTACAAGCTTGCCGGAGAATACTTCAAAAGAGCGGTCGTTTTGCCGGAAACGCCGTTTACGACCATGGTGATCAATGACGCACGAAACACCCTGGGCTTGTGCTACCAGCAGCTCAATAGCCTTGATAGTTCAGACTACTACTTTAAAGAAGTACTCAAAACGACCTTCCCGGAGGCCGCGGTTTGGAAAAGGATTGCCACGGGGAACCTGGGTACGAATATGTACCTGCGTCAGGATTACGATCGGGCGATTCCTCTGTTAGAAAAGGATTTTTACGGATCGGTTGCCGTGAACGATTATGGCTGTGCTGCGGGTGCTTCTATTTTGCTGGCCGATATTTTTCGAGATAAGGGAGAACTGAAACAGTCGGCAGCCTTCATCAGGTATGCAAAGGAGAATATTGCGAAAGCTGAACAACCGGAGCGGCTTCGTCTTTTGTACCCGGTTATGAGCAAATGGTATGTGGCGACTGGCGATACGGAGCGGTCGAGACAGTACATGGACTCGTCGATGACGGCGCTGAACCGGTTCAATGCAAGGTTCAGCGCGCTTAAAGTACTGAGAGCGCAGCAGCGCGTGGACCGGCAAAACCAGGAACTGCAAGTAGCCGGCTACACGCTTGAACGGCAGCAGAAAATAGCCGAACGAAATCTGCTCGTACTGCTGGTGCTGATTCTCTGCATTGTAATTGTCCTGACCTATTTTATCCAGAAAAAAAGACAGCTGACCAATGACCTCAAACTCCAGGCCGCGACGCAGGAGTTGAAAATTGCGGCGCTTGACCTGGATCGCTTCACCGAGAGTATTCGGGAAAAGAACAACCTGATAGAACAACTGGAAAGCCGTAATCCGGAAGCCGAAAAAACTGGAATTTTCAGAGAACTTCGAGAGAGCACCATTCTTACCGAGGACGACTGGATCGCATTTCAACGGTTGTTCGATCAGGCCTATCCCGGTTTTATCCAGCGCGCCCGGCAGACCTATCCCGACCTCACGACCAGCGAGCTCCGTTACTTCGCTCTTTCCAGGATCGCGATTTCGGCAAAGGAAATCGCTGCGATGCTGGGAGTTTCCCCCAATACGATCCAGGTAATGCGTCACCGTATCCGAAAGAAGCTGGGCTTTGCCGACAATCAGGTCATGGAAGTGGAAATTAACCGGATCTGA